One Mya arenaria isolate MELC-2E11 chromosome 7, ASM2691426v1 genomic window carries:
- the LOC128241764 gene encoding uncharacterized protein LOC128241764, translating into MHSIMSLPFAVMNYLLLTSGAFADIDDVNFRGYLDSAAKTRFPRRIRFKDNFAPGFGKRFSPMLGGGWKKFRQLQQNQQQLGEESFPTNDMDTPYTVNQRVNEELTNEINDLMRHRYFMTPVPKTNEEVDRIYDALRNEKDPFDNDSNENSIGQDWNVDNLDTDTAKSPMALKSMIMNKMIRNLLQNKESRQ; encoded by the exons atGCATTCCATAATGTCGCTGCCATTTGCGGTAATGAACTACCTTCTGCTCACATCCGGTGCGTTTGCAGATATTGATGACGTCAACTTTCGTGGGTACCTTGATTCCGCCGCGAAAACTCGGTTTCCCAGACGAATTCGATTTAAAGACAATTTTGCTCCCGGTTTTGGTAAAAGATTTTCGCCAATGCTTGGAGGAGGCTGGAAGAAGTTTCGTCAGCTTCagcaaaatcaacaacaacttGGTGAAGAATCCTTCCCTACCAACGACATGGACACACCTTATACAGTTAATCAAAGGGTCAACGAAGAATTGACGAATGAAATCAACGACCTAATGAGACATAGGTACTTCATGACCCCAGTGCCTAAGACCAACGAAGAAGTTGATAGAATCTATGACGCTTTGCGAAACGAAAAAGACCCCTTTGACAATGATTCCAACGAAAATAGCATCGGTCAGGATTGGAATGTAGATAACTTGGACACAGACAC tgCGAAGTCTCCCATGGCTCTGAAAAGCATGATAATGAACAAGATGATCAGAAATCTGCTTCAGAACAAGG aaagtCGACAGTAG